The following proteins come from a genomic window of Aquimarina sp. MAR_2010_214:
- the hutH gene encoding histidine ammonia-lyase produces the protein MSTTTHQFSFGEDYLTAGMAIQIARGETIGIISETSRNKVKKSQQVVENIVDKGDPVYGINTGFGPLCTTKISKEETNILQSNILQSHSVGVGDPIDTEIAKLMLILKIQSLAKGYSGIAEKTLDRILWHINNDAIPIVPCQGSVGASGDLAPLSHLFLPLLGLGKVEYQNKVITTQELFDITGLKPLDLGPKEGLALINGTQFIAAHAVQVVAKLHSCLTQADIIGAMMIEGLQGSIKPFFKELHQLRPYKGNIHVASRIKSLLKGSEIMEDHIDCDRVQDPYSLRCMPQVHGASRNAWLHLKELLEVELNSVTDNPIIINEELTISGGSFHGQPLAMAIDYACLAASELGNISDRRIYLSLEGNSPGVPKLLMEDTGINSGYMILQYTTAALASENKGLCFPSSADSIPTSLGQEDHVSMGSIGGRKALRVIENLEKILAIELLTAAQAFEFRKPLKSGIILDEIHKKVREAVSFADKDRVFADDIEKGIKIIKEKTIITTANQVSAKEQLSLETQFSSEFEKY, from the coding sequence ATGTCAACGACAACACACCAATTTTCATTTGGAGAAGATTACCTAACCGCAGGTATGGCAATACAAATTGCTCGTGGGGAAACCATCGGAATTATCTCTGAAACCTCTCGCAATAAAGTAAAAAAAAGCCAGCAAGTAGTAGAAAACATTGTAGATAAAGGAGACCCTGTATATGGTATTAATACGGGTTTTGGACCACTTTGTACTACAAAAATATCTAAAGAAGAAACTAATATTCTTCAAAGTAACATCTTGCAAAGTCATAGTGTAGGTGTGGGAGACCCCATAGATACCGAGATTGCTAAGCTTATGCTTATTCTTAAAATACAATCTCTGGCTAAAGGGTATTCTGGTATTGCAGAAAAAACATTAGATAGAATTCTATGGCATATTAATAACGATGCTATCCCGATTGTTCCCTGTCAGGGATCTGTTGGAGCATCTGGAGACTTAGCTCCGCTCTCTCACCTATTTTTACCTTTACTGGGGTTAGGGAAAGTAGAATATCAAAATAAAGTAATTACGACACAAGAGTTATTCGACATCACAGGATTAAAACCTCTTGATTTAGGACCAAAAGAAGGATTAGCTTTAATCAACGGAACTCAATTTATTGCAGCCCATGCGGTACAGGTAGTAGCAAAACTACATAGCTGCCTTACGCAAGCTGATATTATTGGAGCAATGATGATCGAAGGATTGCAAGGCTCTATAAAACCATTTTTTAAAGAACTACACCAATTACGACCTTATAAAGGAAATATACATGTCGCTTCCAGAATAAAATCTTTATTAAAAGGTTCTGAAATCATGGAAGATCATATCGATTGCGACCGTGTTCAGGACCCCTATTCTTTACGTTGTATGCCACAAGTACATGGTGCATCAAGAAATGCTTGGTTACATTTAAAAGAACTTCTTGAAGTAGAGTTAAACTCGGTAACCGATAATCCTATAATTATAAATGAAGAGCTAACCATTAGCGGAGGTAGTTTTCATGGGCAACCCTTAGCAATGGCTATTGATTATGCATGTTTAGCAGCTTCAGAACTCGGTAATATCTCTGATAGAAGAATTTACCTTTCATTAGAAGGTAATTCTCCTGGTGTTCCTAAATTATTGATGGAAGATACAGGTATCAATTCTGGTTATATGATACTACAATATACCACTGCTGCATTGGCAAGTGAAAACAAAGGATTATGTTTTCCGTCAAGTGCCGATAGTATTCCTACTTCTCTGGGGCAGGAAGATCATGTAAGTATGGGATCAATCGGTGGTAGAAAAGCACTGAGAGTAATTGAAAATCTGGAAAAAATACTAGCTATAGAATTATTAACTGCAGCTCAGGCATTTGAATTTAGAAAACCTTTAAAATCAGGAATCATTCTAGATGAAATTCATAAAAAAGTACGAGAAGCTGTATCTTTTGCTGATAAAGACAGAGTATTTGCAGATGATATAGAAAAAGGAATCAAAATAATTAAAGAGAAAACTATAATTACCACGGCAAATCAAGTATCAGCAAAAGAGCAATTATCATTAGAAACGCAGTTTTCTAGTGAATTTGAAAAATATTAG
- a CDS encoding LysR family transcriptional regulator, with the protein MSYQIELRHFTYFMAVAEELHFRKAADRLFISQPGLSRQIKQMEEIIGVALFVRSKRKVTLTAAGVYLKKELDYIFNHIDFTIRQTRLIDKGSDGEIRIGFLGSAIQTIIPALLVKANEEYPNIQFSLEEMSNYLQVEGIVKDQLDLGFVRLARVPDGIEIKTVHTDTFSLVLPMNHHLNEKTFKSVKQVADEHFILFSSDYSSVYYDKIMSICEDKGFSPIVSHKSVHAQTIFKLVESGLGVAIVPTSLQQGFDLGVKFLEIPKISQKAILSVIWKKDNRNPALQQILKFL; encoded by the coding sequence ATGAGTTATCAAATAGAACTTCGACATTTTACTTATTTTATGGCAGTAGCCGAAGAGTTACATTTCAGAAAAGCTGCGGATCGATTGTTTATTTCTCAACCAGGATTAAGCAGACAGATCAAACAGATGGAAGAAATAATTGGTGTTGCTCTTTTTGTACGTAGCAAAAGAAAAGTGACACTAACTGCTGCTGGAGTGTATCTAAAAAAAGAGTTGGATTATATTTTTAATCATATAGATTTTACGATACGACAAACTCGTTTGATTGATAAAGGAAGTGATGGAGAAATTAGAATAGGTTTTTTGGGTTCGGCAATACAGACTATTATTCCAGCATTGTTGGTTAAGGCAAATGAAGAATATCCTAACATACAATTTAGTTTAGAAGAGATGTCTAATTATCTTCAGGTAGAAGGGATTGTCAAGGATCAATTGGATCTTGGTTTTGTAAGACTAGCCAGAGTACCAGATGGAATAGAAATAAAAACGGTACATACCGATACATTTTCTTTGGTCTTACCGATGAACCATCATTTAAATGAGAAGACGTTTAAGAGTGTAAAACAGGTTGCTGATGAACATTTTATTTTGTTTTCATCTGATTATAGTTCGGTATATTACGATAAGATAATGAGTATTTGTGAGGACAAAGGATTTTCTCCTATCGTTTCTCATAAATCGGTGCATGCTCAAACTATTTTTAAACTGGTAGAGAGTGGGTTAGGAGTTGCGATTGTTCCTACATCATTGCAACAAGGTTTTGATCTGGGTGTTAAGTTTTTAGAGATTCCGAAAATATCTCAAAAAGCAATACTTTCTGTTATTTGGAAAAAAGACAATCGAAACCCAGCGCTACAACAAATTTTGAAATTCTTGTAG
- a CDS encoding DUF3307 domain-containing protein: MIALAIKLVFSHLLGDFLFQPNSWVQDKEIKKYKSVYLYLHIIIHAILLFVILQFKMKYWLGILIISISHFGIDLLKVYLKSKINYRFLFVLDQILHLCIIALVVYYYHRYNIDFGIVYNSKTLLFLVFLILTTLVSSIIMKLFISQWNVSEYSTPENSLHKAGTYIGMLERLFIFIFIVTGRWEGIGFLLAAKSVFRYGDLSKAGDRKLTEYILIGTLLSFGLAMLIGITYTYLAQTII, from the coding sequence ATGATCGCATTAGCCATAAAATTAGTATTCTCTCACCTTCTTGGGGATTTTTTATTTCAACCTAATTCATGGGTACAGGATAAAGAAATCAAAAAATATAAATCAGTATATCTATACCTGCATATTATAATTCATGCAATACTCTTATTTGTCATACTTCAATTTAAAATGAAATATTGGTTAGGTATACTTATCATTTCAATCTCTCATTTTGGAATAGATCTTCTTAAAGTCTATCTAAAATCAAAAATAAACTATAGATTTCTATTTGTTTTAGACCAAATCCTTCATTTATGTATAATAGCACTCGTTGTGTATTACTATCATCGATACAATATTGATTTTGGCATCGTATATAATTCAAAAACACTACTATTTTTAGTATTTTTAATACTTACCACACTTGTATCTTCTATAATCATGAAACTATTCATCTCTCAATGGAATGTAAGTGAATATAGTACTCCTGAAAATTCTTTACACAAAGCCGGAACGTATATAGGTATGCTAGAACGTCTTTTTATATTTATATTTATCGTTACAGGGCGGTGGGAAGGCATTGGTTTTCTATTAGCAGCCAAATCTGTATTTAGATATGGAGATCTTTCTAAAGCAGGAGATAGAAAACTCACAGAATATATCCTAATCGGTACTTTATTAAGTTTTGGATTAGCCATGTTGATAGGTATCACCTATACGTATCTTGCACAAACTATTATCTAA
- a CDS encoding SatD family protein: MISILTGDIINSRERAPQQWIPLLKKVFEKYGSEPNQWEIYRGDSFQIEIPIEQALEVVFLIKATIKQCKPLDVRIAIGIGEKTYTSKKITESNGDAFERSGECFENLKKQNIAIKSPWEEFDSTINLMLRLALLTMNDWKPAYSSIVKTALENPKKTQKQLAELLGKTQSTVSEGLKRSGYEEMSQLISYYINYIKTK, from the coding sequence ATGATCAGTATTTTAACAGGTGATATTATTAATTCTAGAGAACGTGCTCCCCAGCAATGGATACCTTTATTGAAAAAAGTATTCGAAAAATATGGTTCTGAACCTAATCAGTGGGAAATTTATAGAGGAGACAGTTTTCAAATTGAAATTCCCATAGAGCAAGCATTAGAAGTTGTTTTTCTGATAAAAGCGACAATTAAACAATGTAAGCCTCTAGATGTACGAATAGCTATAGGAATTGGCGAAAAAACGTATACTTCTAAAAAAATTACGGAATCAAATGGTGATGCTTTTGAGCGCTCAGGGGAATGTTTTGAAAATCTAAAAAAACAAAATATAGCTATAAAATCTCCCTGGGAAGAGTTCGACAGCACCATAAATCTAATGCTTCGACTAGCGTTACTAACTATGAATGACTGGAAACCTGCGTATTCATCTATTGTAAAGACTGCACTCGAAAACCCTAAAAAAACACAAAAACAATTAGCCGAGTTACTAGGGAAAACCCAAAGTACTGTAAGCGAAGGACTAAAAAGGTCAGGGTATGAAGAAATGAGTCAATTAATATCTTATTATATCAATTATATAAAAACCAAATGA
- a CDS encoding SnoaL-like domain-containing protein, translating into MNTQEVATRLVELCRQGENMQALKELYDQNIVSKEMPGMPNEVTSGINAVLKKSEEWYASVEEYHGGEISEPVVAENHFSCAMKMDCTFKEQGRMQIEEVCVYQVNNGKITEEQFFYSMPN; encoded by the coding sequence ATGAACACACAAGAAGTGGCCACACGTTTAGTAGAACTCTGTCGTCAAGGAGAGAATATGCAAGCTCTTAAGGAGTTGTATGATCAAAACATAGTAAGTAAAGAAATGCCAGGAATGCCGAACGAAGTGACTTCGGGTATTAATGCTGTGCTTAAGAAAAGTGAAGAATGGTATGCTTCTGTCGAAGAGTATCACGGTGGAGAAATATCCGAGCCTGTGGTTGCAGAAAATCACTTCAGCTGTGCCATGAAAATGGATTGCACCTTTAAAGAGCAAGGACGTATGCAAATAGAAGAAGTTTGTGTGTATCAAGTAAATAATGGTAAAATTACAGAAGAGCAGTTTTTCTATTCTATGCCAAACTAA
- a CDS encoding deoxyribodipyrimidine photo-lyase: MRKKVTVFWFRRDLRLDDNTGLLEALKSRYPVLPVFIFDKHILEHLPKNDARITFIFETLQKLRLELQNKHRSSLSLHYSTPKKVFETLISQYDIQQVYTNHDYEPYAKERDTLIKNLLQKHNIQLHTCKDQVIFEKDEIVKKDGTPYVVYTPYKNKWKEIFDSIQLKIHATESYLDNLVKNTDLPNVTLQEMGFVSSSIKVPDYNISPNLIQNYEATRNFPSKENGTSKIGPHLRFGTVGIRSIVKKAIAEENQVFWSELIWREFFMQILWHYPHTKNSSFKPKYDRIEWRNNEQEFKKWMTGQTGYPLVDAGMRQLNQTGYMHNRVRMVVASFLCKHLLIDWRWGEAYFAEKLLDYDMSANIGNWQWAAGSGVDAAPYFRIFNPTTQIHKFDKQLTYINTWVNDINELTYPQPIIEHKMARERCLKIYKEAVG; this comes from the coding sequence ATGAGAAAGAAAGTCACTGTATTTTGGTTTAGAAGAGACCTAAGGTTAGATGATAACACAGGGCTTCTTGAAGCACTAAAAAGTAGATATCCGGTCTTACCTGTTTTTATTTTTGATAAGCATATTTTGGAACATCTGCCAAAAAATGATGCTCGGATAACCTTTATTTTTGAAACACTGCAAAAATTAAGGTTGGAGCTTCAAAACAAACACAGAAGTTCTTTATCATTACATTATAGCACTCCTAAAAAAGTTTTTGAAACTCTAATTTCTCAATACGACATACAACAAGTATACACCAATCACGATTATGAACCTTATGCAAAAGAAAGAGATACACTAATCAAAAATCTTTTACAAAAACATAATATTCAATTACATACATGTAAAGATCAGGTTATATTTGAGAAAGATGAAATTGTAAAAAAAGATGGTACTCCATATGTAGTATACACGCCTTATAAAAATAAGTGGAAAGAAATATTTGACTCCATCCAATTAAAAATCCATGCCACAGAATCATATCTTGATAATTTGGTTAAGAATACTGATCTTCCTAATGTAACATTACAGGAAATGGGGTTTGTTTCATCATCCATCAAAGTTCCAGATTATAATATCTCACCTAATCTTATTCAAAATTATGAGGCCACCCGAAATTTTCCTTCAAAAGAAAACGGAACTTCAAAAATAGGACCTCATCTACGCTTTGGGACTGTCGGGATACGATCGATCGTCAAAAAAGCGATCGCAGAAGAAAATCAGGTATTTTGGTCAGAACTAATCTGGAGAGAGTTTTTTATGCAAATCTTATGGCATTATCCACATACTAAAAACTCTTCTTTTAAACCCAAATATGATAGAATAGAATGGAGAAATAATGAGCAGGAATTTAAAAAATGGATGACTGGACAAACAGGATATCCACTGGTAGATGCTGGAATGAGACAGCTCAATCAAACAGGATATATGCATAATCGTGTACGAATGGTCGTTGCCAGTTTTCTGTGTAAACATTTATTAATCGACTGGCGATGGGGCGAGGCCTATTTTGCAGAAAAACTATTAGACTATGATATGTCTGCTAATATTGGTAACTGGCAATGGGCAGCAGGTTCTGGTGTGGATGCAGCTCCATATTTTAGAATATTTAATCCAACTACACAAATTCATAAATTTGATAAACAATTGACCTATATTAATACTTGGGTAAATGATATCAATGAACTCACCTACCCCCAACCAATTATAGAACATAAAATGGCCCGTGAGCGTTGTCTCAAAATATATAAGGAAGCTGTTGGTTAA
- a CDS encoding SDR family NAD(P)-dependent oxidoreductase, translating to MRKNILLIGGSHGIGFEIALKLYNEHNVFIASRTSENLGNLEVTHIPYDASKDEIDTSVLPERIDGFVYCPGSINLKSFKMLTPKVFEEDMQINFMFLVKIIHTLLPKLKNSEQASLVFFSTVAVKVGMPFHTSIVAAKGAIEGFAKALAAEYAPNFRVNVIAPSLTNTPLAKGLLNNEKKKELMDNRHPMKRVGQAEDVANIARFLLSDDSSWITGQVIGVDGGMSTLNVN from the coding sequence ATGAGAAAAAACATCCTACTCATAGGAGGAAGTCATGGAATTGGTTTTGAAATCGCTTTAAAACTATATAATGAGCATAACGTTTTTATTGCCTCAAGAACTTCTGAAAACCTAGGTAATTTAGAAGTTACTCATATTCCTTATGATGCGTCAAAGGATGAAATCGACACCTCTGTGCTTCCTGAAAGAATTGATGGTTTTGTGTATTGCCCGGGAAGTATCAATCTCAAATCCTTCAAAATGTTAACTCCAAAAGTATTTGAAGAAGATATGCAGATCAATTTTATGTTTTTGGTCAAAATTATACACACCTTACTTCCTAAATTGAAAAATTCGGAACAAGCAAGTTTAGTGTTTTTTAGTACTGTAGCTGTAAAGGTCGGAATGCCTTTTCATACCAGTATTGTAGCGGCAAAAGGCGCTATAGAAGGTTTTGCAAAAGCCTTAGCCGCAGAATATGCTCCAAATTTTAGAGTTAATGTTATCGCCCCATCTTTAACAAATACTCCCCTTGCAAAAGGATTATTAAATAACGAAAAAAAGAAAGAACTCATGGATAATCGTCATCCAATGAAACGCGTAGGACAAGCAGAAGATGTAGCAAATATTGCCCGCTTTTTGTTAAGTGATGATAGTAGTTGGATTACAGGTCAGGTTATTGGGGTAGATGGTGGTATGTCTACTCTAAATGTAAATTAA
- a CDS encoding SRPBCC family protein — translation MKIYTLKAKQNLPISIEKAWEFLSDPKNLKTITPEYMKFEVLSGADRKMYPGQIIQYIVTPIAGIKNKWVTEITHVKNEEYFVDEQRFGPYSLWHHKHFIKEIPGGVEMEDIIDYKIPFGILGQLIHPIIVKPRLKEVFEYRKKKLIELFGTSETKANNEIIFV, via the coding sequence ATGAAAATATATACCTTAAAAGCAAAACAAAATCTTCCTATATCTATAGAAAAAGCTTGGGAGTTTCTTTCAGATCCTAAAAATTTAAAAACAATAACACCAGAATATATGAAGTTTGAGGTTTTATCTGGTGCTGATCGCAAAATGTATCCTGGTCAAATTATACAATATATTGTTACCCCAATAGCAGGAATCAAAAACAAATGGGTAACAGAAATAACACATGTAAAGAACGAGGAATATTTTGTAGATGAACAGCGATTTGGTCCCTACTCATTATGGCATCATAAACACTTTATCAAAGAAATTCCTGGTGGGGTTGAAATGGAAGATATTATTGATTATAAAATACCCTTTGGGATACTAGGTCAATTGATTCACCCTATTATTGTAAAACCAAGATTAAAAGAAGTGTTTGAATATCGCAAAAAAAAGTTAATCGAATTATTCGGAACATCTGAAACCAAAGCAAATAATGAAATTATATTTGTTTAA
- a CDS encoding MIP family channel protein, whose protein sequence is MRKYISESIGTFSMVFCGTGAMTINEVTGGDVTHVGIAITWGLIVMAMIYAFGEISGAHFNPAVTIAFAYAKKFEWNEVPLYIIAQCTGAIVASSILLFLFPESEFLGGTMPALDDLRALVLEILLTYFLMVVIINVSTGSKETGTMAGIAVGGVVLLEAMFAGPMTNASMNPARSLGPALLSGHWEHQWLYFIAPVLGALLAVLTCKLVKPDNCCTNC, encoded by the coding sequence ATGAGAAAATATATTTCTGAAAGCATAGGAACTTTTAGCATGGTATTTTGTGGTACCGGCGCTATGACTATTAACGAAGTAACAGGAGGAGATGTCACTCATGTAGGTATCGCAATTACTTGGGGGCTTATTGTTATGGCAATGATTTATGCTTTTGGAGAAATATCCGGAGCTCACTTTAACCCTGCGGTTACCATTGCATTTGCCTATGCAAAAAAATTTGAATGGAATGAGGTTCCTCTGTATATAATCGCACAATGTACCGGAGCCATTGTGGCTAGTAGTATTCTACTCTTTTTGTTTCCAGAAAGTGAATTTCTTGGCGGAACGATGCCAGCTCTAGATGACCTAAGAGCACTCGTCTTAGAAATACTACTTACTTATTTTCTTATGGTAGTTATTATAAATGTTTCTACAGGGTCTAAAGAAACTGGTACTATGGCTGGGATAGCAGTTGGAGGAGTTGTTCTGTTAGAAGCTATGTTTGCTGGCCCTATGACTAATGCATCAATGAACCCCGCCAGATCCTTAGGTCCTGCTTTATTATCTGGTCATTGGGAACATCAATGGCTATATTTCATTGCTCCTGTTTTAGGTGCCCTATTGGCTGTGTTAACTTGTAAACTAGTAAAACCTGATAATTGTTGTACCAACTGTTAG
- a CDS encoding DUF2911 domain-containing protein: MKKIVLFLSMALFSLGIEAQVKAPQPSPASKIEQVIGLTDVSVEYSRPSMRGRTIFGNLVPYDKLWRTGANKNTHVTFSDDVKVAGKELKKGTYAIYTKPGKENWEVIFYSDANNWGTPQKWDDTKVAATASVKATTIPMNVETFTIMFSDFKIDSAIMNFIWANTEVAVTIETPAKAQTVASIEKTMAGPTDRDHYLAATFYKDSGEFAKAKEHIDKAISLRKEPAFWYHRQQSLIYFKSGDKDGAIKAAKTSLELAEKAGNADYVKLNKDSLAEWGAK; encoded by the coding sequence ATGAAAAAGATAGTCTTATTTCTTTCTATGGCTTTATTCTCTTTGGGAATTGAAGCTCAGGTAAAAGCACCGCAACCAAGTCCTGCTTCTAAAATCGAACAAGTTATTGGATTGACAGATGTTTCTGTTGAATATTCACGTCCAAGTATGCGAGGAAGAACCATTTTCGGAAATTTAGTGCCTTATGACAAACTTTGGAGGACAGGAGCTAATAAAAATACCCACGTCACATTTAGTGATGATGTAAAAGTTGCAGGTAAAGAGTTGAAAAAAGGAACGTATGCAATTTATACAAAACCAGGTAAAGAAAACTGGGAGGTAATTTTTTATAGTGATGCAAACAATTGGGGAACTCCACAGAAGTGGGATGATACTAAAGTAGCAGCTACAGCCTCTGTAAAAGCAACTACAATCCCTATGAATGTAGAAACATTTACGATCATGTTTAGTGATTTTAAAATTGATTCTGCAATTATGAATTTTATTTGGGCAAATACAGAAGTAGCAGTTACTATAGAAACTCCAGCAAAAGCACAAACTGTTGCTAGTATCGAAAAAACTATGGCGGGTCCTACAGATAGGGATCATTATCTGGCAGCTACTTTTTATAAAGATTCAGGAGAATTTGCTAAAGCCAAAGAGCATATTGATAAGGCAATTTCACTACGTAAAGAGCCTGCTTTTTGGTACCATAGACAACAATCTTTGATTTATTTTAAGTCTGGAGATAAAGATGGGGCAATAAAAGCAGCAAAAACTTCGTTAGAGTTAGCAGAGAAGGCTGGAAATGCCGACTACGTAAAATTAAATAAAGATTCCCTTGCAGAGTGGGGAGCCAAATAA
- a CDS encoding S9 family peptidase: protein MKKIKILLFLSIITLSSNAQIQKKIFEFEFEGFRLNGILNIPDTIPKGIALIVHGSGKTNAVEQEWYYDVREQFIKSGYAVYMWDKRGCGKSEGDFNYNQPVQNSALEVIAAIKALKNKKVPGSDKIGLWGISRAGWINPLVINQYKDIKFWISVSGVDEKENFKYLLEKNLRINGHSMDTVNLLVNEWQKGIRISHECGNFKNYQAITSNLRKNKFWLRFTNGGIEKDSYHTFQKSLMKQNLDKETRLPIYINNFENILSNIDCPVLALFGEKDMNVDWTKTQELYLKTLGSKTDLTIKSFPDCNHNLFKCKTGGFYEFQDNDLPWNRCDGFLDTMEKWLAERK from the coding sequence ATGAAAAAAATCAAAATATTACTATTCTTAAGTATAATTACTCTAAGCTCTAATGCTCAAATTCAAAAGAAAATATTTGAGTTTGAATTTGAGGGCTTTCGACTAAATGGTATTTTGAATATACCAGATACAATTCCAAAAGGTATTGCTCTTATTGTTCACGGTTCTGGTAAAACAAATGCAGTAGAACAAGAATGGTACTATGATGTCAGAGAGCAATTCATTAAATCTGGTTATGCTGTTTATATGTGGGATAAAAGGGGATGCGGTAAAAGTGAAGGTGATTTCAATTACAATCAACCAGTACAAAATAGTGCGCTAGAAGTGATAGCGGCAATAAAGGCTTTAAAGAATAAAAAAGTACCTGGTTCAGATAAAATCGGTTTATGGGGAATTAGTAGAGCTGGTTGGATAAATCCATTAGTTATTAACCAGTACAAAGACATTAAGTTTTGGATATCCGTAAGTGGTGTTGATGAAAAAGAAAACTTTAAATATCTACTTGAGAAAAATTTAAGAATTAATGGACATTCAATGGATACTGTAAACTTATTAGTCAATGAATGGCAAAAAGGAATTAGAATTAGTCACGAATGTGGTAATTTTAAAAACTATCAGGCAATTACATCAAACCTTAGAAAGAATAAGTTTTGGTTGCGCTTTACTAATGGAGGAATTGAAAAAGACAGTTACCATACTTTCCAAAAATCTCTTATGAAGCAAAACCTAGATAAAGAAACTAGGTTACCGATATACATAAATAACTTTGAGAATATTTTATCTAATATAGACTGTCCAGTGCTAGCCTTATTCGGGGAAAAAGACATGAATGTTGATTGGACAAAAACACAAGAACTTTATTTGAAAACACTTGGATCTAAAACGGATTTAACAATTAAATCATTTCCAGACTGTAATCACAATTTGTTTAAATGTAAAACTGGAGGCTTCTATGAGTTTCAAGACAATGATTTACCGTGGAATAGATGTGATGGATTTCTTGACACTATGGAGAAATGGCTAGCTGAAAGAAAATAA
- the lspA gene encoding signal peptidase II, with amino-acid sequence MQIKRLIKIFVSLVIIFSNISCDQITKEKVRKEISKNETVKVIGDNFILTKVENTGAALSLGENLTPNLKIIFSQVLPLLVLLFMFVYIVKEKKITKFNLIGFSFIIGGRIGNIYDRILFNSVTDFMYLEYGYLHTGIFNMADVSVVVGTLLILLNSVISELKKYQLKKT; translated from the coding sequence TTGCAAATAAAAAGACTGATTAAAATATTTGTTTCTTTAGTAATAATATTTAGTAACATAAGCTGTGATCAGATTACAAAAGAAAAGGTTAGAAAGGAAATTTCTAAAAATGAAACTGTAAAAGTTATTGGTGACAACTTTATTCTGACTAAAGTAGAGAATACTGGAGCAGCTTTAAGTTTAGGAGAAAACCTTACTCCTAACTTAAAAATCATTTTTTCACAAGTATTACCATTACTAGTCCTTCTTTTTATGTTTGTTTATATTGTTAAAGAAAAAAAGATCACGAAATTTAATCTGATTGGATTCTCTTTTATTATTGGAGGTAGAATTGGAAATATCTATGATAGAATATTATTTAACTCCGTAACAGATTTTATGTATTTGGAATACGGCTATTTACACACCGGAATTTTTAATATGGCGGATGTTTCTGTAGTTGTTGGAACTCTTCTGATCTTATTGAATTCAGTAATATCAGAATTAAAAAAATATCAACTTAAAAAAACCTAA